CGCGCTCGGTCACCGAATCAACGCCGGATCGCTGCCGCGCCTCGGAGGCCGGCAGCACCGCTCACCGCGCTTCGCGGCCTGGGGGCGGCTGCTGCACAACCGGCCCTGGCCCTTCGCGATCGCCGCGCTGCTGGTGCTGATCGCGCTGGCGATCCCGGTGACCGGGCTGAAGGTCGCGATGCCTTCGATTCAGGTCGTGCCCGCCGACGCCCCGGTCCGCCAGGGTTATGAGCTGGTGCAGGCGCAGATGGGCGAGGGTGCGCCTGGAATGTTGCAGATCATCGCCCCGGCGGACGAGTCCGCGGCGGTCGCGCGGGCGGCTTCGGGTGTGGACGGCATCTCGATGGTCACGCCGGCCCAGCCCGCCCGCGACGGCAGCGGCCTGGTCATGATGCAGGCGCTGCCGAACGTGGACCCCTCCGACGCGCGGATGGGCACGATCCTGGACCAGATGCGAGATCGCTTGCCGGCCGGTGCTCTGGTGGGTGGTGCGCCCGCGGAGAACCTGGACCTGCAACACGCGCTCGACCATTACTTCCCGATCATCGTGGGCATCATCCTGGCGCTGGGTTTCGCACTGCTGCTGATCGCCTTGCAGGCGCCGCTGGTCGCGGCACTGGGTACGGTGGTGAGCCTGTTGTCGACCGCCGCGGCGTTCGGAGTGGCGAAGCTGATCTTCCAGGACGGGCACGGCGCCGGGGTGCTCGGCTTCACCCCGCAGGGCTTCCTCGACGGGTGGGGGCCGGTGTTCTTCTTCGCGATGATCTTCGCAATCGCGATGGACTACACGGTCTTTCTGCTCGCTACGGCGAAAGAGCACTACGAACGGACCGGCGATCCGAGCCACGCCCTGGTCGACGGGCTCGCCCATTCGGGCCGGGTGATCTTCGCCGCGGCGGCGGTGATGGTGGCGGTCTTCTTCACCTTCGCGCTGGCCGATCCGCTGCCGCCCAAGGAGATGGGCATCATCCTCGGCGTGGCGGTGCTGCTCGACGCGGCCGCGGTGCGACTGGTGCTGCTGCCCGCATTGTTACGGCTCACCGGGCACGGTGCGTGGTGGTCGCCGCGGTGGCTACGCAGAGTGTTGCCGTCGATCGATTTCGCGCATGACTGAGATCACCGGCCCGCCATACCCCCAGGGGTATACTGGGGAAGAGACGAGAGGAAGACAGCCATGGTGGGCAACGAAGAGACGATCGCACAAGTGCTGAACCGTTTGCGCCGTGCGCAGGGGCAACTCGGCGGAGTGATCGCGATGATCGAGCAGGGCCGCGACTGCAAGGACGTCGTCACCCAGCTCGCGGCGGTGTCGCGAGCGCTGGACCGCGCCGGATTCAAGATCGTCGCGACCGGTCTGCGCGAATGTCTCACCGGCGAGAGCGCCGACGGCGCCGAACCGATGAGCGAAGCCGAACTGGAGAAATTGTTCCTCGCCCTGGCATAACGCGGGTCCCACCGCGCAGGTCCGGGCATGACGAATTCGGAGAGTGATCCATGACGAACCTACCTCGGCACCACGGCTGGTCCATCGCTCGCGTGGTACCGCTGCTGGCCGGCGCCTTCGTGCTGATCAGCGTGGTCGCGGCCGCGGCCTGGTCGAGCTGGTGGCTCGTGTTCACCGGGTTCGTGGGTGTGAATCTGCTGCTGTACGGAGTCGCCGGCTGGTGTCCGGTGACTCTCGTACTGCGGCGGCTGGGGTTGCCCGCCACCGCCCCGTGCGCCCCGTCCCGAATCTGACCGCAGACCACGACGACCCAAAGGAAGCGTGAACAGCCATGAATCTCGCCATCGCCACCACCGTGCACACCGACCGGTTCGACGAGGCTGTCGAACGAACGCGCGAGGCGCTGGCCGCACAGGGCTTCGGCGTGCTGACCGAGATCGATATGTCGGCGACCCTGAAGACCAAGATCGGTGTGGATATGGAGGATTACCGCATTCTCGGCGCCTGTAATCCCCCTCTGGCCCACCGTGCGGTCGGGGTCGACCGGCGAATCGGACTGCTGCTGCCGTGCAACGTGGTCGTCCGCCGGGATCCGGCCGACGCCGGCACCGTCATCGTCGAAGCGATGGATCCGCAGGTGATGGTCCAGGTCACCGGTGACCCGGAATTGGAGCCGGTCGCGGCCGCGGCGGCGACGAAACTGCGCGCCGCCATCGACGCCCTCGGCGACCGCTGAGGCGTGGGCTCCGATATGGTCTGTGCGCCACGGTAATTCGCGGCGCACAGACCGACGCGCGGCGGCGGCCGTCAAGCCCCGCCCGCGAGATAGTCGCCGTTCTCCAGATCGTCCAGCAGGGTCGGACCGGTCGGTGTCCAGCCGACCAGTTCCCGGGTGCGCACGCTGGAGACCGGTGCGTCGATGCCGTAAGCGGTGGCCATGAAGGGGCTGACGAAATGCGCCACCGCCTCCTCCGGGGCGAGCGAGACCACGGGCAGTTCCAGTACCCGGCCGATCGTTTCCGCGATGCTGCGCAGGGTCACTCCGCTCTCCGCGGTTCCGTGCAGCACGCTGCCGGCGGGTGCCCGCTCCACCGCCAGGCGGAACAGGCGGGCCGCGTCGAGCCGATGAACCGCCGGC
The genomic region above belongs to Nocardia spumae and contains:
- a CDS encoding YgaP family membrane protein is translated as MTNLPRHHGWSIARVVPLLAGAFVLISVVAAAAWSSWWLVFTGFVGVNLLLYGVAGWCPVTLVLRRLGLPATAPCAPSRI
- a CDS encoding DUF302 domain-containing protein, which encodes MNLAIATTVHTDRFDEAVERTREALAAQGFGVLTEIDMSATLKTKIGVDMEDYRILGACNPPLAHRAVGVDRRIGLLLPCNVVVRRDPADAGTVIVEAMDPQVMVQVTGDPELEPVAAAAATKLRAAIDALGDR
- a CDS encoding MMPL family transporter, with product MTDSQVVSPPETTARGAGDVLGRMGAAMAGRARIVFGVWLVVLVALGAAAPSVFDALAGAGWQANGSDSVRVRELAQQHFGGNSSAAVQVVVHSDTQTVDSPAVQSVLGSATALFAGDSRFGEVVAPQPGMSISPDGHTGILIAGAAASTDEMVRAVDAHKDALTALSGNGIEVYPTGASALWSDFNKANHEAMLKAEMFSWPVTLAIMVIAFGSLVAAGLPLLLTLAGLIASAGGLVLLNHVTPISVWAMNFAMMFALALGIDYALFIVARFRGALAASADPRQAVAETMSTAGKAVVLSGLTVLVSLSAVLIVPAPAVRTMAVGIMFAVAFVLAATLTLLPAALGALGHRINAGSLPRLGGRQHRSPRFAAWGRLLHNRPWPFAIAALLVLIALAIPVTGLKVAMPSIQVVPADAPVRQGYELVQAQMGEGAPGMLQIIAPADESAAVARAASGVDGISMVTPAQPARDGSGLVMMQALPNVDPSDARMGTILDQMRDRLPAGALVGGAPAENLDLQHALDHYFPIIVGIILALGFALLLIALQAPLVAALGTVVSLLSTAAAFGVAKLIFQDGHGAGVLGFTPQGFLDGWGPVFFFAMIFAIAMDYTVFLLATAKEHYERTGDPSHALVDGLAHSGRVIFAAAAVMVAVFFTFALADPLPPKEMGIILGVAVLLDAAAVRLVLLPALLRLTGHGAWWSPRWLRRVLPSIDFAHD
- a CDS encoding metal-sensitive transcriptional regulator — translated: MVGNEETIAQVLNRLRRAQGQLGGVIAMIEQGRDCKDVVTQLAAVSRALDRAGFKIVATGLRECLTGESADGAEPMSEAELEKLFLALA